A region of Panthera uncia isolate 11264 chromosome D4, Puncia_PCG_1.0, whole genome shotgun sequence DNA encodes the following proteins:
- the TUSC1 gene encoding tumor suppressor candidate gene 1 protein: MWRMRGGATRRGNCGGGDGGGDSHGQGRPGRARGGSGIGGGVGWRGRAGGARQQLEERFADLAASHLEAIRARDERDRQNARLREENARLRLENRRLKRENRSLFRQALRLPGEGGDGAAAEAAGATPGPEEAGTNRRARGDGLEDEPGSPRALRARLEKLEAMYRRALLQLHLEQRGPRPRGDKDEPPLRALESGLRAPDPDPPEPWL; encoded by the coding sequence ATGTGGCGCATGCGTGGTGGCGCCACCAGGCGCGGGAACTGCGGCGGCGGGGACGGCGGCGGGGACAGCCACGGGCAGGGCCGCCCGGGCCGGGCTCGTGGGGGTAGCGGCATCGGAGGCGGCGTGGGCTGGCGAGGCCGTGCGGGCGGCGCCCGACAGCAGCTGGAGGAGCGGTTCGCAGACCTGGCGGCGAGCCACCTGGAGGCCATCCGCGCGCGGGACGAGCGGGACCGGCAGAACGCGCGGCTGCGCGAGGAGAACGCCCGGCTGCGGCTTGAAAACAGGCGGCTGAAGCGCGAGAACCGCAGCCTCTTCCGTCAGGCCTTGCGGCTTCCCGGCGAGGGCGGCGACGGGGCGGCCGCGGAGGCGGCCGGGGCCACCCCGGGCCCCGAGGAGGCCGGCACGAACCGGAGGGCGAGAGGCGACGGCCTCGAGGACGAGCCTGGCAGCCCCAGGGCCCTGAGAGCCCGGCTCGAGAAGCTGGAGGCCATGTACCGCCGGGCCCTGCTGCAGCTGCACCTCGAGCAGCGGGGGCCGCGCCCGCGTGGCGACAAGGACGAGCCGCCTTTGCGTGCACTGGAGTCGGGCCTGCGAGCCCCGGACCCGGATCCCCCAGAGCCCTGGCTGTAG